The Apium graveolens cultivar Ventura chromosome 3, ASM990537v1, whole genome shotgun sequence sequence GGATGTAAATGCTAGCATGAAAATACTATTTTGTCTTGCTTGTACATTGAGGTATGAGTCTGATTGGTCGTAGCAGATTGTTTGCACAGTTATCAACTGTTATGCTTTATCCATATATCTTTAAACTTTTATTTCCATTTCAATCTCTTTTTTTCTTTAACATCTCTATTGGTCTATCTTTCTGGAGAATTAATACATACCTTTCTAGTACCGATGCTTTGAAATGAGGTTGACATCAAGTTTCTAATTCTTCTTTCATCATTGATTTGTTTAGTTGGTAAGGCCCTCATCTGTTTCCGGTGGTTATAATCAACAACAGAATTCTCGCCCTCTTGGTCCTGCTGGTCACTGGGGGCCCAGAGGTCATACTGCCCACCAAGGTGGTTATGACTATCAGCAACGTGGACCCTACCAATCTCACAATCAGCAGTATCAACATCAGCCATATGGAAATTATCCTCCACAACAAATGGGTCCGAGAAGCAATATGGGCTGGGAACAAAGGCCACATGGCTCTCATGGTGGTTATGATTACTATGGCGGGCCTGGTCATGCATCTGATGCTTCAAAACCTATTCATGCTCATGCACCAGGTCCTTCACCTATGATGGGTCCACCACCTTCACAGCCGAATTATAATTATGGACAGCCACAAGGTGGAGACTATGGTCAGCCTGCTTATCCCCAGACAACTCCACCTGCACAGAACTATGGTCAGGGATACAATGAAACCAAATATGATAATCAGGTAGCCATGCAGCAGCCATATGGGGGATATGTTGCTCCACAGCAGCCGTCTGCTTTCCCTCAGGGTACTGCCCCAGGCTATGGTCAGCAGGATCAATACGGAAGGCCCCCATCATATGGCATGCCACAACAGGGACCTCAGGTCCAATCCTATGGCCAACCTAGAGCTGCTCAACCTGCCAATATGCCATATCAAGCTCCTATTACCTCTACACAGTCTTATGGTCAGGTCGCACCAACCCAACAGCCTTACCCTTATGCGTCTGGTGGACAAATGCAGCAAACATATCCTCATAGTTCTGCACCTTCAGTGGATGGGTACAATCAGCCACTACCTACTGCAGCTGCACCTGGTTATCCTCAGCAGGGCGTGCAACCTGTTTCTGGATACGGCCAACCTGGAGTTCAGCAAGCTTCTGGATATGCCCAGGCTGGAACAACTGGAGCTTATGTTCAATATCCATCATCGCAGCCAGGTTATACTGAACAAGCTGCCGCAAACACAGCAGCTGCTTATGGGGCGTATCAAGGGGCTGAAGATCCAGCCTATAGCGGTGCTCCTGCTGCATCTTACGGTGCACAACCTGTTGTGCAGCCCACTTATTCTCAACCTGCTCCTGTGCAGCCAGTTTATGATCAATCAGTCCCCCAGTCAGGTGGCTATGCAACTGCTCCAGCTGCTTATCGCTGAGAACAAGCAGGCGTTCCTCATAATGCAAGGCAGATGTATGGTGCTCACtgttgagaattttgatatgttCTAATTAGACAAATGTTGCTTTCAAATTAGATCTTATTGTTGTCTGTTCTAGTTTATTCTAGATATGTTTTCAGTTGGTTAGCCATTTCCCTTGATTATCTGACCAGATAAATCCCTTGCATATCTTCTATGGATTTTTATGTTTGGACAATCTACATGCTTATTTGGAATCATTGCTGTGTACTTTCAATCGGTAACTATCATGTAATTGCAAGATAAATCTTTTAACAGCTAAAGTAAAACAATGGAAAAGCTACTGTAACATTTACATTAACCTTTTTTGGTTCCTGAATTTTTTTCCTGGTCAACGAGTATTGTATCGGCTTACCCTTTCTCAAGGAACTGCATTTTTTTCCTTCTGCTCATCAGATGTAATTGGCCTTGACATTGTCACTCTGGGGTGATACTTTGGGAATGCTTACAACAGTTGAGAAAATTTGGTGTTGTGTTTGCAATGTAGGGAGTCAGATGGGTATGCCAGGAGAAAACTTCCAGCTCTTATATCTCACATGATCACCAGCTTAGCTTTGCAATTCAGTGTGCAATATACAGTATGCGGTATGCATGCACTATGAATAATTGGATATCTCGAGAGTTTTGAGGGAGTTAAGGTAATTTTTATTGGGCAGGAAGGTAATTAAGGTAATTAATCTTCTTATGTGAGACCAATTGTCACAACACAAATGTAAAACATGTACTAACTTGCATAATGCTCCCTCCTTTCCCATTGTTTACGCGCAAAATTCTTTATAGGCTGACCAGAACATTATTTTGGCACAACACATCATAAATGAAAAATGTAAAACATGATAGTTATATTATGAAAATTAACATTTTGCCTGCTAAATCTGTTATTCGAATATTGGTAGAAAATCCTTACCACTGAATTTTCTAGCCTCGGAAATTCATCAAACACCTAAGGATGCAGTCAGGTGGGTTGTATGCGGTGCGATTTGTATTGGTTGTTTCGAATGAAGGGTAAAAAATTAATCCAAACAACAATTTGTGATTTTCCAAAATCTGCATTCACGACCAAATGTTAGTAAGTAAAAATTAACCAAATTCACGAATATATTTGCGGTTGGTTGTTGTTTGATTGTGCGGTTCAACTGTTAAAATAGTTGTAAAGAAAAAAAAGTAAAAAGAATGGAGATTACTTAATTTTCTCTAATTTAAAAATCTTCCAAAATGTGAAAAGAACATTTTAAGCGAAATATAGGAAGAATTTCTTTCTCATTCTTTAGTTTTTTTTTCTTTCCCTGCACAAATTTACTAAGAAATAagttgaaaataaaataatttttttaatttttttctcaAAAAATGTGGCAGTTTATGCACATGAAAAACATATTTCAAGAAAATTATTTACTAAACTCGCaattaaatatcattttatttattaatatcaATAGGTTATCATTTTAATCACTTGAATTGGTCTAAATTTCAGTttgaaaaattcaaaattaaaacagCTGTAAATATATAtctaaaattattaaaatttgaaaaatttggcaatcaaattaatttataaaGTTTGTTCCTAAGTGGCATCGTGTAAAAAGCTTTactatttttttatttctttatATTAAATTGAATAAAATTAACAATAAAATTAAAACCAAATAGTGAATAATGtttttaaaatctaaatatattattaaaataatagaattCAAAACTTTTTGAGGGTAGAATTAAAAAAATATCGAACTCAATAAATGATTAATTTTATCTCCCGAATACATGTTTAAGAGTActtttttttcttaatttaatacTTATTATCACTCACATATTCAAATGATATCGGTTAAAATAGTAGGAGTAAGTCATATAAGCAAAATGATATTAACCTCTTTTAAGAGTAATTTTTTAGAGGACATTTTTGCATTTATTTTGGTTGGAtaacataatttttttgaatgattTTTGATTACGGCTATTATTTCGATACAATTTATTAAGTGAAAATACTTTTGTTTGACATCGTAAACATGAGTTTCATATTTAATCTAtacttaatttttattttttttcgcATTTCCAAAATTTTGGAAAAATTCTTATTTCTTATATGCTCGGATAATTATTATCAATTTATGGCTAAATTAATAATGacatttttttttataatttatcaataagtttatttttaaaaatatgtcTCAAAAACTCAAAAAAACCACTTAGCCAGCACAGCAGCAAGCCAGCAAACCAGCCTCAAACAAATGGGTTCGAAATGGAGGTTCGTCCACAAGAAATTTGATTTCAGAACAATTCAGGTTCTTTAGATACAATACATACATAAAAGAACAAGATTACAGCAGATTGAAATGAACCCTTTTAAGAAGAAAGTCTTCTTCAGGTACTACAAAAATCAAACCTTTATTTCCATTTTATTTTCTATTTCTCCCTTTTCTAAAACCCTAAACCCCTCTTCTATAATTCCTTTATACACCACTTTTAATGCCAAAAAGCTTCATACTAGGCCAAGATTCTGTAATTTATCATCTGAGTCATTCTCAGATTGCTCTGTAAGTCATTCTATACATGGGTTTGCTAGTGATTGTCATTTTTCATTTTTAAGTATTAATTTGCTTAGACATCATTTTGGGGTTAGATGGTTTTGTAAATTGGTTAAAGATGTTGGTGCTGATAAATTTGGTGAATTTGAGGAAATGGGTGATGATATTTTTCGTGATTTGGAAAAAAAGGTGAGTAGTGTTGAGGGGGTTAAGTCACAAGTGAATTGTAAACATGTTTCGGAAATTATTGAGGTTGTTAGGAGTGGTGGTAGTGATTTGGATTTGCAGTTGGATTCAAGAAGTAGGAATGTATCTGTTAGATTAGTTGTTGAGATATTTCGGGTTTTGAATAATGATAGGATACCTGCATTGCAATTCTTTAAATGGCTTCAAGTTCGTTATCCGAAGTTGTGTTGCAGTTCTCGTGTTTGTAGTTTAATGATTTGTAACTGTGGTTGGTTGGAAGATTACGAGACTATGATTGCTATGCTTAGGGAATTTAGGGCGAAACGTGTATGCCTTGATGAGAAGACGTTTGAGTTTTTGCCAGTCTTGACTTCGAGTCAGGCTTCTGTCATGGATTCTATCAGAAGAGTACTAGATGCTTTAATTGAAGTTGGAGGTTCATGTTGTGGCTCTGGCATTTGTTCATTAATTAAGATGCTTTGCTCAGTGGACTCTTTTGAATTGGCAGAGTTTGTAATAGAGATTATGGGGAAGAATGTAGCGCATTACAATATTATAATTGGTGAAAAATGTAGGAAATGCATTGTTGGAGAAGTGCATGGTCTGCTCGAAGAGATGAGAGGATTTGGTTGTGATCCAAATATTAGTACATACAACTATTTGCTAAGCAACTTGTGCACAACTGGTAGGATGTCCGAAGCTTGCAGGTTGGTAAAGTTGATGCAGGAAAGTGGCACTACCCCAGATGCATTgtcgtttgatatattaatacAACATGCTTGTAAAGCTGGCAAGTTAGAAATCGCGCATCAGTTTTATGATCAAATAATACATAGAGGTATTAAACCTCGGATTCAAACTCATGTCGCCTTTGTGAAGAGCTACTTTAGTGCAGGGAATTCTGACGAGGCACTCA is a genomic window containing:
- the LOC141712633 gene encoding uncharacterized protein LOC141712633 isoform X1; translation: MAHTQEEELVLGTASPVTSDHKRKHEDLEPDSHQLAPELNGNSDSDSVKKIDDQDEDAEAKRQRLDDKPADLAATENGHQKRDNEPEEIGVQPPVENLTPVEDEHQQASAEEAVTEEAPKQVNNEELAAEDKQPEVAENTSDDKNKLENAEEKASEGEPLKHPEELDAPAGDNTQQEVVGSAQNEDISEGKSISRKMEVPNNKVGVLIGKAGDTIRTLQNSSGSRIQITRDADADPNSGSRAVELIGTLENIRKAETLIKNVIAEADAGGSPALVAKGFNTVQASGAGEQIQIQVPNEKVGLIIGKGGETIKNMQTRSGARIQLIPQHLPEGDQSKERTVRVSGDRKQIEFARELIKEVMDQLVRPSSVSGGYNQQQNSRPLGPAGHWGPRGHTAHQGGYDYQQRGPYQSHNQQYQHQPYGNYPPQQMGPRSNMGWEQRPHGSHGGYDYYGGPGHASDASKPIHAHAPGPSPMMGPPPSQPNYNYGQPQGGDYGQPAYPQTTPPAQNYGQGYNETKYDNQVAMQQPYGGYVAPQQPSAFPQGTAPGYGQQDQYGRPPSYGMPQQGPQVQSYGQPRAAQPANMPYQAPITSTQSYGQVAPTQQPYPYASGGQMQQTYPHSSAPSVDGYNQPLPTAAAPGYPQQGVQPVSGYGQPGVQQASGYAQAGTTGAYVQYPSSQPGYTEQAAANTAAAYGAYQGAEDPAYSGAPAASYGAQPVVQPTYSQPAPVQPVYDQSVPQSGGYATAPAAYR
- the LOC141712633 gene encoding uncharacterized protein LOC141712633 isoform X2; the protein is MAHTQEEELVLGTASPVTSDHKRKHEDLEPDSHQLAPELNGNSDSDSVKKIDDQDEDAEAKRQRLDDKPADLATENGHQKRDNEPEEIGVQPPVENLTPVEDEHQQASAEEAVTEEAPKQVNNEELAAEDKQPEVAENTSDDKNKLENAEEKASEGEPLKHPEELDAPAGDNTQQEVVGSAQNEDISEGKSISRKMEVPNNKVGVLIGKAGDTIRTLQNSSGSRIQITRDADADPNSGSRAVELIGTLENIRKAETLIKNVIAEADAGGSPALVAKGFNTVQASGAGEQIQIQVPNEKVGLIIGKGGETIKNMQTRSGARIQLIPQHLPEGDQSKERTVRVSGDRKQIEFARELIKEVMDQLVRPSSVSGGYNQQQNSRPLGPAGHWGPRGHTAHQGGYDYQQRGPYQSHNQQYQHQPYGNYPPQQMGPRSNMGWEQRPHGSHGGYDYYGGPGHASDASKPIHAHAPGPSPMMGPPPSQPNYNYGQPQGGDYGQPAYPQTTPPAQNYGQGYNETKYDNQVAMQQPYGGYVAPQQPSAFPQGTAPGYGQQDQYGRPPSYGMPQQGPQVQSYGQPRAAQPANMPYQAPITSTQSYGQVAPTQQPYPYASGGQMQQTYPHSSAPSVDGYNQPLPTAAAPGYPQQGVQPVSGYGQPGVQQASGYAQAGTTGAYVQYPSSQPGYTEQAAANTAAAYGAYQGAEDPAYSGAPAASYGAQPVVQPTYSQPAPVQPVYDQSVPQSGGYATAPAAYR
- the LOC141714459 gene encoding uncharacterized protein LOC141714459, coding for MGDDIFRDLEKKVSSVEGVKSQVNCKHVSEIIEVVRSGGSDLDLQLDSRSRNVSVRLVVEIFRVLNNDRIPALQFFKWLQVRYPKLCCSSRVCSLMICNCGWLEDYETMIAMLREFRAKRVCLDEKTFEFLPVLTSSQASVMDSIRRVLDALIEVGGSCCGSGICSLIKMLCSVDSFELAEFVIEIMGKNVAHYNIIIGEKCRKCIVGEVHGLLEEMRGFGCDPNISTYNYLLSNLCTTGRMSEACRLVKLMQESGTTPDALSFDILIQHACKAGKLEIAHQFYDQIIHRGIKPRIQTHVAFVKSYFSAGNSDEALKYVHDLDDQNLQSSNMLYSLVAYLHLKKGHLIVAQSILIQMMDKGLKPNFLVFIKVVKRLQKSCKGSLARDLRSRFSRFTV